The Eremothecium gossypii ATCC 10895 chromosome VII, complete sequence nucleotide sequence TCCGCAACAATGACCTCGCCGTTGGTTCCCCTCACCTCTGCGCGCTGTACTTCAATATCGCGCACGTGCAATGAAATGGTGTTCGTCTCGCGCACCTTCTCGAGAGTGATGTCCACCACGCCGGAAAAGCACTCGTCGTTCTGATGCACAATCTCAATGTCGTAGTGCCGTGGGCGATAGTCATCAGGTAGCACCTGGTTCTTGGTTGTGTTCATGGCCAATTCTCTATATCGCTCGTCATAGACTAATCTTTCACCTCTGTCGTCCCATCCGTTCTTTTTTATACTGCGACAGTAGTCACCAGGCCCTTTGTCCGAGCGGCCTCTGTCATCCCGGAAGGAGAACAAACTGCTGGCATGCAGGCTGCACCTTAAGAGCTAGCCGTTTTCGCGGCTGAGTGGCTGCTGTGCTGCCACTGTCCCTGCTGTCACGTACCCGACTGAGCTGGCATGCACCGTGCATTAACATAGCTTAGTCTCACGAGCCACAGCTGCGGAAGGTCAAGATCCCAGGCAGCCATTCAATCACACACAGGCCACAATTGAGTAGGCATCGCCAGAGATGACAACCATGGGCTCTTCAAGAGGCCCAAATGCATCGTTGTGGTGTGTGGGTCGTGACCGTTAGGTCTTCGAGCATCGAAAATTTTTCGAGGCCTCGAACCAAATCAAATCGATATTCTATAAGCCGAAGTGTAGCTAGCTACTTATCGTGGTAAAACTCAACTTGAGAACAGTCGTGGTAGCCATGTTGCGCCGGTCTTTCCATTCTAGTAGGACACTTGCTCAACAGACATGGTCCGATTTCTCCAGACGGTCTGCCTCGCTGGGCGTGCAAAGTAAGGCGGTGAAGAAGTATCTGTTTGAAAACAGCAAGACAGGACCCCCATCGCTCAAGAAACGGAGCAGCAGGCTGAAGTACGAGTCGCCAGAGCACATGGACGAGATGTTCAAGATGGCTTACGAATacctgcagctgcgcgcgcagcaaAAGTATGATGCGCAGGCGTCAGAAAGCGATGCCGCGCGGAAGGTGCAGCTGGAAGTGGAGGCCGAGCTGCACAATCCAGAAGTCAAGTACAACTTCCAGTTCCACGACAAGCGTGAGAACAACCCCGCGGTAATAGACTATACGCAGCCGGTGTACCGCCACCTGGGACGCAAGCACTGGGAGTCGTACGGGCAGATGCTGCTAATGCAGAGGCTGGAGACGCTGGCAGTCATCCCGGACACACTCCCCACGCTGGAGCCACGTGCCGACGTCCAGATCAAGTTTCCGTTCAGCACCGGTGTCAACAAGTGGGTGGAGCCGGGCGAGGTGGTCAGCACCAACGTCACGTCCATGGAGCCCGCAATCAAGATCCAGGAGTTCGATCACAGCCTCGACgccgagcagcagctgtaCACAATCCTGATTGTCAACCCCGACGTGCCGGACCTGGAGGCAAACACGTACAGCACGTCGCTCTGCTTCGGCCTGCAGAACATCAAGATCGCGTACAATGACAACCTCGTCGACCCCCGCCGCTACGGCCCTGAAAACGTGCTGGCATCTTACCTGCCTCCTGTGCCCGAGAAGAACGCTGGCACGCAGCGCTTCGCCGTTTGGGTGTTCCGCCAGCCCGGGCCTCTCCCCGCGGGCGACGCGCTCTCCCGCGAGCACTTCGACATCCGCGCCTTCACCGCCCTACACGGCCTCGACGCCGTCGGCGCGCACGTCTGGCGCTCTGCCTGGGACAGCAACACCGCCGCGGTCCGCGAGCTCTACCGTCTCCCTCCCGGCCGCGTCTTCCACCGCGTCCGCGCAAACCTGTAAATACAAACTATAACTTTGGCGCGCCGCTCCCGCCGCGCTCCGCTGCATTACGTACTTCCTCGAATATTTACATACGTGGGCCTCACTGCAGCGCCGCCACAGCGCCCTCGATGGCTGCCCCAAAGTCCATGTTGGGGTCCTCGAGGTCGAATTGCGCCGTGCTGGCCACCGCGCTGCCCTTGGAATGTAGCTTAGCGTACTCCGTCTTGGcctcctccaccagctTCAACTGCTTGGCTTGCTCTTCGGATTTTTGCTTGTGTTTCGCCTCACTCTGTAGGGACCAGTCGTTCTTAACCCCGGCAACAACGCCCAGGCCCAGAGCAGTGTATCTCAATACGTTCAAAGTAGACATTCCAACCTAAGCTAATAACAGCAAGCCTTCGACCTCAATTTAGTCCAATTCCGGTACCGTCTGGTATACTGAGATATGGTAAGATTCAGTAGATTTCAGACTGTTGAAAAATTTGGATCGGCCGTAATTAGAGGTCACATGTCATGTAAATGGGCAGTTGTCGAGATGGCGAAAGCAGCCACGGCCATTGGTTCGCACTTAAGCGAGGGTATAGCACGCTAGTGATCTTCGGGAGGCGGTATATTGAGGTTCAAGATGTTTGTCGGCGTCGGAGCAGGTCGACTTGGGAGAGGTATGCTTGTAGCGGTGATCGCGGTAATGTGCCATCTGATACTAACCCAAGCAGGGTTCTACCAATCTGCCGCACGGCGGTTCTTCACGCGGCAGGCGGGGACCGCGTCTTACGGAGCGTATGCCGGGTGGCATGGGCAGGGCAGCGATGGGCTCACGTACCAGACGGCAGTTGCGTTCAATGCGAAAGAGCGGCAGGACAAGAAGGAAAGCTCGGTGACGGGCGAGGACAACTACTTTGTCGGGTCAGGGAGCAGCGGGCTATACGTGGGGGTGGCGGACGGGGTCGGCGGGTGGGCGGCACACGGGTACGACTCGTCGGCGATCTCGCGGGAGCTGTGTGCGTCGCTGCAGGAGTACGCGGAGCGGGCGCTGGGGTCGCCAGGGCcgaaggagctgctgcggcaggcGTACGGAAAGGTGCGCAAGGACGGGATCGTGAAGGTGGGTGGCACGACGGCGGTGGTGGCGCAGCTGCGACCTGGGGGGCAGCTGCGCGTGGCGAACCTAGGGGACTCGTGGTGCGGTGTGTTCCGCGAAAGCAAGCTTGTGTTCGAGACGGCGGTGCAGACGCTGGCGTTCAACACACCCTACCAACTGTCGATCATCCCGGAACACATGTTGGCAGAGGCAGCGCGGACCGGGCGCTCGTACATTCTGAACACGCCAGAGGATGCTGACGAGTATGAATTCATGCTACAGAGGGGCGACATAGTGATGTTGGCTACGGACGGAGTTACCGACAACGTAGCGCCGGAGGACATCGAGATGTTCATCCGAGACCATGGCAATATGAAGGATCTGCAGGCTGCTACGGAGGAACTCGTTTCCGAGGTTGCTCGCCTGAGTAAAGACCCAAACTTTCCTAGCATTTTCGCGCAGGAGCTACAGAAGCTTACTGGTGAGCCCCATATAGGCGGCAAGGTGGATGATATAACGGTAGTGATGGTGAAGGTAGACTAGTAGATTGCACATATGTAGAATTACTAATATCATTCGAATTTCTGGCTTAAGACAATGTTCTTAATCCGCTCTCTCTCGCTCTTCAATCTCTGCTCGCCTTCTAGTACGTCATGAACAAACTTGACGTCGGTCGGCAGGCATATCGGGCGGAGTTGAGTCCGCTTTCCTGATTTGCTGAGAAACGTAAAGGGCACCTTACCCGCTTCGACTTTTGATGACAGATTGCTGTTGACCTGTGTGCTGGTCCCAGATCCAACGATAGGAATGTTGTTCATGGGGATTTTCTCATTCTTGCGGGATTCTAAAGATTGTTGCATCACAGCTTGGTACATCTTTTCCATTTCATCTTCTGCTCTccgctcctcctccgacTTTAGCTTTCTTTCGTATTCTTCGTTTATCTTTTTGCGCTCTAGATCTCTGTCAATAGTAAACACGTCTGTGTCGTCGTCAGTATCTTCTTCACTTTCACTGCTTGACGGGGAATCACTATCGTCGTCATCCTCATCGTTATCTTCCTCTGATAAGTTGCTATTAACGTCTTCTTCTTCTACCTCGCTGGAGTCGGCACTGTCTCCACTACTAGACTCGTAGCCACTATCTTCGtcctcttcttcctctGTTGCTTTGAGGCCCATGCTCTGCAGTGTTGCTGTCAGCTTCCTGGCGCTTTCATTGGCATTTGCTGCCCTTTCAAAATTATCAGATGTTGTGAACTTGTTAAAGACATCATTCACCGCGAATTCGGTTTGCTTGGGCAAAGGCAACTCCTTGCAATAAATGTAATATTCAAAGAACCTCATGAAAAGTGGAAGCTTCTTCTGCAAATTTGGCGTTGTCTTTTTGAGGCCAGTCAAGATACAAGCAATTAAATGGATGCGGAAGTAGTTGTCTGCAGGATCATCCTCGTTGAGAACCCCCACCATAGGTAGGCCTTTAGGGTAACCGTATTTTAATAATTGATATGCTGTATCCAGTATAGCTTCACTTCTGATCATACCACAGTTGTAGATATTTGTGAGGTAATGGATTTGAGCAATCCTTTTCATGTAATGGCTTTGGCCGTTTATCTCCAAGTCCCTCTGGATATTTTCCAGCAATGTGTCGATGCATATAATGACAAAGTCCCTGTAGGTTGGGTATATGGCTACAAGACACTGTGCAAGAAGTGGGATCGCCTGGTATGCTACCTTCTCAGGTTTCGTGAAAAGGGAAAACATAGTCTTATAGACAGCTGGATCTCGCCAGTTTGCCTTTTTCAACAACCGTGAGGCCTTCTTGGATCCAATATCAAACAGCTCCTTCCTTATCAGTATCCGGTAGAACTGCTGTTCTTTTGTTAAAACCTTTGCCTCGACATTGAGGGAGCTTAGTGTCGGTGGGCAGATAAGTAGAAGTAGATTTTCCAAGGCGTTTTTACTAGTTACCGATAACCGGTggtccttcttcttctcaCTTAAAAGCTCTAGCATTTTCTCCATCTGAGGACTAAATTCGGGTTTGTTTATTAAAAACCTCCCAAAATTCTCGAATAATACTGTTAATATCTCTATGTTATTAGGGACCAATAGGTTAAAGATCAAGGTCCGAATTTTATGAAATATCAAAAAGCCAGGTACTAGGTTGAATTTTACCATTTCGCAAAAGAATATGATATTTTTGACATTGATCCTATTCGTATGCAATTGAGACCTGAAGCCATTATCCAAACACTCGATCAGCTCTTCCTTAACGTCCTTCATGGTTTCAGCATTAGTGGCAATGAACCGCGCATAGAGCTTTAGCTTGCTCCAATCCTGTTGTTCGATGAAGAATTTTATTAATCTTTTCCGAGTAGCCTTATTATCCAAGGACTCTAACCAATATCTGCAAGAAAGCTCATCAATTCCTTCCTTGTTATCACATAGCTCAAGGTCAATAAAAAACTGTTTTAGAGCGGCTGCAGTCTGCTCATTTCCATCTGCTGTAATTGGCTCCTTAACTAGTTGTGTGACAGACGGCAGTACCTCATAAAACTTTCTGGTCTCTTCACTATCCCATAGCTTTTCATTGGAGCTCTTGACTTGCGTTGTGATAATGGACTTATTTTCATTTACACCACTCTCATCatcgctgctgctgagtTCTGGAGCAGTCAAGTTTAGTGACTCGCCTAAAGACTGTGCAGCAGACACAAACCTCTCAAATACAGGTTCAATCTTGTTATATTCCTCAATATACTCATCAACAAGTTTTCCCGTGCGGATTTGGGCTCTTTGATGCTCTTTCTGAAGTTTCTTCATCTTTTTATCAAGCTCTACAGTCCGCTTGAACACCGCCTCTGTCATGGCTTTGAAGAGGGCCCATAGGGCCTCCTTCAATGACGGCTCGCGAATATACCTGTCTAAGGACGAATGCTCGCTAAAAAAACCAGCGTACTTCTTCGCAAAAAGGGTTGCAATCGATAGCCTAGCACCATACTTGTACTTGTAAGACAAGGTTGTTTTCAGCACACATAGAAAGGCAGAAGACGTGCTCTTCGCCATAAATTTTGGCAGGTTGTCCTTCGAAATGCTATCAAAGTTGCTGAATACGTTCACGAGATAGAGTTCGGTGAAGAGCCTGATGTTCGACTTGAGGCGGTTAGTCCTTGCCAGTTCCTCCTTTTCCCCCTCGGCGTCATCTGGAGGGTTTACAAAGTTGAACATATACAGCTCCAACAGCCTCAATGTAAACTTTTCCCCAAACCGCTGATGCAGCCCGCTGACCACCTCCACAGCCGCCGTAATATCTTCGGTTTTGTTCGGAACCTTCGCTAAACTCTCATTCGTTCCTGTAATCACCTCGGAGAGATACTTTTCCAGGAGCACTTCGCCAATATCTTTCATCAGCGAATCTTTCGAGTCTTTCGTGATACCCTGTTTCAGCTTTTTGATAAACCCTGTGTTTCTCTTGATGCTTGAGTCAAGCTTGCTGGTTTTATTCGGGAACGCATCAATTCCAGACCAGGCTTCACTGTTCAGCTCAAATAACTGCTGTCTTCTTTCATCCTATCCCCCTGTCGTTAATATTATGTTCTACAGAGGACATAAAGCTCAAAAACTGCACTTACGTTCATTGCTAGTGATATCTTTACTTAAAACCTCATCAGCATGTTAGGAGTTCACTGGATGCCTTATACACATACACTTTTTCATGTTGGTGAAAATTCGCAATTATGCTACGACATGCTATCTGCGGCATCTACACAGTAATTATAGTTAAGCAAAAAACTCCATGCTAGATACTAAACAAAACCCTGGTCGCCTAGGGTTTCTTCGAGCTGGGCTATCTGATTGTCTAGCTCTTTGGTATTTTCCTTTAACGTATTAACCTCTTCAAAACGCCGCTGTTTCTTGGCGTTCTCGAGCATGCCCTCCACTATAAACCTCTGCTCTTTGAGTACCATCAGCTGTTCACGGTAGAGTTTAACCTCGCGGACAGTCAGATTGTTGAAAAGTAGATTGCTAGTAGTGTAATTGATCTCAGGTTCGGCATCCTTCGGCTTCAGCAGGCCGGGGATATTCTTTAGCGGTAGCATTTTATCCTGTATGAAGGACATCGATTTGGCCTTTATAGCCTGCTGGATCTTCAATTCTGCGGTATTGGCCGGGTCGATGGCAAATATCTGCTTGGCTATGGTGTCGTACAGCTTGAAAGTCTCCAAGAGTTTCCTTCGCAGGTGCGCCAGCTCGTCTAGCTCGCTTCGATTCGGGCTCGCGTCGGGTGCGTTGAGGTCCCCGAGCAGTTGCTCGAAACGAGGCATTATACGCAAGATGGCTCTTGATACACGCTGCAACTCAGTGTACTTGGAAAATAGCTGAGAAGCATCGTTTGCGAGATTGTCCTGCAACCTTGCGCGCAGAAACACGGATCTTATGCAAACCACGCAGACGCGTAGTCGAACCGGCAATGCGGCTAATTCCTGGGGATTGCTCCTGAATGGTAGGTCTGTGGCAGCACTCACCAGCTGCGCGATCGGGAACTCCTTGGAACAGTTGGTAAAGTTGTTTTCGCAGACTATCAGACCACACAACTTGCAATGGTGCTTgcgaagaagaagattGAACGGCCGAGAACAGAGATAGCAGCTTGATGCCTGTGAATTTTCTTTCCATGGCGTAACGGACTTCTGTAGAGCAGTGATTTCCCTATACATTCCACTTCCATAAAACAAAGACTGGTTGTGCGCGCGAACAATAGTAGCGATGCCGTCAACAAGACGCACAAGCCGATTCTCAAGCTGCAGAATGCGAAGCTGTTTATCCTCGTTTTTAGAGGTACGATGGCGTATAAACTCGTCGGTCCGGTCCACCGATAAGCCCAGTTTGTTGTATCCAGGGCGCCCCGCCATGCAGGCATGGCAGCACTTGCACCAGTCGCCGTTTCTCGGATCATATTCCCCTTGTAGGTCTAGCCGCACGGGTAAACGGCAATGTATGTCGCAGAACAAGTCCCCACACCTCCGGCAGTTCTGGATTCCTGTCCTCGGTGTGAGCTTTCGCCCGCATCTCGAGCATTGTGACTTCCCTGGCACAAGAGGTTTGTAATGTGACCTGTTTCTGCCGGATGTCTCCCGACTGGACGCCAGACCCACCGAAGTTGGTGTAGTACTTGCAATGTTCACGGAACCGCTGTCTGTGGATAGCGATCGTTCATCTTTAAAATTGTGTTCAACATCCAGATGCATATTCAACTGTTCCAAGTTTTCAATATTTCGATTGCATACGGGGCACTCGACCGATTCCGAGGCGTCAGAGGCAGCAGCATTACTGTACTCTGTAGGTATTTGTTCATCTGCCTCCGGGGTTGGCATTACTGGGCCACCTAGTTGGAACTGACATTTATGATATAACGCACAGCACTAATGTGTGAAACGCAAAAGTTCACCACACTGTCAAAAACCACCACACAGTCAACTCGAGATAGACACAATAATGATGGAAGAGCTGTTTATGCTACCAGTTATTGGTATCACGGCGTTGTTGGTGTATAAATACGCTTACGATATCCTTTGGTACAAGTTACAGAATCTATTTGAACTGATTCCTTCATCAAGCTCATCTCACCCCTACTCTTCGGCTATCGCTAGCATTAATAAGTCTCAGAATGGGTTTCTGTACAAGCTATACACGGAATATTCAGTTTCTTCTAACAATGTGCTGCGAGTGATTCGGACGCTAGTCTCCGGGACGTTGGCGCTGTGCGTCGTGGCTGTGGAGATAGTGCTATGGCAGATCAAGACGGCAGACAGTAGCAAGGGTGGGGATGTGATTACTGACTTCATGTGGCCAGCATCTtcggcgctgctggcggcgtCGCTTATACTGATCCAGCCGTTTTGCATTTTGATCACGATGCTGAACAAGTTCTTCGAAGACCGATTAGCTATCGATAAACTGCTGCTGTGCAGCTGTGCGGCTGCTACCATATGGATATTAGGCCTGTACCAAATTAGCTTTGGTCCATTTTATTACAGTTCGAGCCCGCTGACCCGGCTGTCGCTAGTAGGGGTGACAATTATGGGAGTCCTCTCCGGCATCGCCTCCATGTCCACGCCTTACTATGTTGCGCGTTTCCTACTGAATTGGCAGAAGGACGCCCCGGTGGTTCTTAACCACGCATTTAGCCACATTAGCATGATGTACTTTAGCACCGCCATGATACAGGAGCGTATGCAGGAGTACGAATCTAATGTGGAACAGAATGTCCTAATCctgaagaagctggaaCAGAGTCCAGGCGGTCTTGACAGTGTAATGCGGGAACAGTTACTGGAGAAGATTGGGCGCTATCAGCTACAGATTGCGAAACTGGAGATTCGTCTGAAGGAGTCACGCGAGATCACCCTAGCCAAACGCATATTCCACCTTGGTTTCCTCTGTTATTGTGTTTATAAATTGGTGTCCACGTTTCTCTTGCGAGTGCCCCAGATAATTACTCACGCGGTGTCCTATCCTTCTGATTATGACTACAAGAAGTTCTACAGTGACGAAGATAGCCTAAGCAGCGGTGATCCTCTGGCGGTTACGCTGGCCAACGTATTTGATCTGTTCTTTTTTGGGTTCGATCACCAGCAGGACCTGGATTCATTGACAAAGCAGATCTCCTTACTGGTTTCTCTGTCCCTATTCATATGCTCCCTGTCGACAGTCACCACCACAATTTCATACCTGCTGACATTGTTACCGGCAAAGCTACAGATACTTGCGTTTGCCACAATACAGGATAACGCTGACAAGACATTACCTATACATACGAAGGAAAACAAGTCCATATACGGGAAAAAGCCATCCATCATAAAAAACTTAGTGGTTTCTGAATTGACCGGTGTATATCTTTTGTCCACTATATTGTTGATTCGGTCTAATTTGCCTAACGATGTCTCTCGGAACCTTAATACATTGCTAGGGGAAAATTTTGCCCTTCCTAATATAGCCATAGACATCTGGTTTGATGAAGTGTTCGCCGTCAGCGCTATCTTGACATTAATCGGTATCGTAATCGTGGAAAGGACGGTCACGCGGACGTTCTAACTAGAGATAGAGCGTTTGCAGCAAGATGTGGTATATACAAAATATTATAAAGAGTAGTGTACATAAGTATCCATTCAACGCTCAAAACCTCAATCTAGGCTGTTCAAATGCAGGTGGTTGAGGTACCGTAAATGCGGGTCTTTCTATAATTACCAGCTCTGTCTTGGAGAGCTTTTCAGCATAAAATATCGGACGGTATTTGTCCGTAATAAAAAATGCAGACTTATCCTTGGAGTTCATGCTTGCGTTTGAGGCAGATTTGTTCACCTGGTTCTTGACAAAAAAGTCGTCCGCTATATCTATCTCATCTTCCTCATCCTCATCTCCAGAATTGCCGTTAATAAAGCTGCTCTCATCTTCGATCGTTAGGCCGTCACGGGAACGCTTCTTAAGTTTCCTCCTCTTATTCACAGGAAGATCGACAGCCAGATTTAAGCTTGCAAGCCATGACAACCCCCATAGCCACACCTTTTTTGTGTTCTCCAGATCTGAGAATATTCCGAGACATTTATCCTTTTGGTTTGTGAATTGCAGCGGTAAGTTCTCTGCATTACTCTTGCACCATGCTGTAAGGACTCCTTCATCTGATGCTAGGTTAAACTCATATATATTATTCTCGGATGTGACCAGCATAATTGTGTTTCTACCCGTGAAATTGATGGCAGTAACAAAGTTCATCAAGCGTACCAATGGCCTAGCCGTTTTTGTTGCGAGGTCAATAATATCAACTGCACCACATACTCTGGAAACGACAAGCTGGTTATCATTATTTGTAAATATGTGGTTAACGGTGTTGATGTAaggaagtttgaggctgGACTTCGTTTGCTGAATGTCTGGTAATTCAAGTAACTCAGCATTTTCATCGTCTTCCGCCTCCAGATCGAGGTAGAAGAGATTGTCCTCATTTGAACACATGATGAGGTTTGAATCGTCAACAAATTGCACGAGTCTGCAACCAGTTTTCAATAGGAAATCATTGTCGAGCTTAGTGATCTGATACTTGGTGTCAGTAGGCCGAATATGGAAAACTTTCGTAGTAGAGGGCCAGCCCACAGCAAGCACCTCGCCATTGGGCGACATGGCGCATGCGGAGATATTTTGCTCCTCCTTTAATACTAGCTTCGCCATTAATTGGTAGTTTTTCTCGGTGTTCAGATCCTCGCCTATTTTCCATATCCTAATCGTCGAATCTTGCCATGCAACAACCAGCCGCTGTGCTTGGTTTACAATCACGTTCTTGTGGAAGGGTGCAATAACCGGCATCTTCCTGTATGACCCGTCGGAGAAGGAGCTCAGGGAGCTGATCACAAGGGCCTTCTCAACACCACCAGATATTAGAAAATCACAGCCTTTCGATTGGTAAGAGGCCATGCACCTAACGTCATTGGCGTGGAATAGCCGGTTGGCGCTGGGCGTCCATTTAGATCCAGATCCGGTGCCGCTGTGAAGAAACTGGTAGATTTTGCGGTCCACACCAGCACTGAAAACCTTTGTGTTTGTGATATCGGTTGCGAGACACAGCACGTCTGCCTGGTGCACCTTGAAAGTTTGCATTAATGTCGCATAATGAAAGTCCCAGAACTTAACAGCGCCGGTGGAGTCTCCGGATACAATTTGGTTTGTACGCGGTAAGTATTGCAGAGACCACACCAGTGTTGATTCCTTCTTTGATTTGTCGACCTTCATCGTGTGCAAAAGACGGCCCCGGTTCTGGTCGTCTTCTTTCACGCACCAAATCCGGATACGACCATCAGAGCAGCCTCCTACTACTGCATCATCGCCTACCCACGTGAGTGCAAGCACTCGCGCGTCCTGCCGTGTCAGAATCGAGTCATGCTCCATCacgccgcggccgccggaAATGTCGATCAGCACCACCGTCCCGTTGTCGCACCCCACCGCCAGCTTCGTGTTTGAGCTGTTGACACACAGAGACCAGATTACGCCTGCATTGCAGTCGTAGTTCCGCAGCGGCAGCCCGCTCGCCAAATCCCACTCCGTCACTATCGTCGATCCTCCGATACTGAAAAGTCGCAACGGTCCGCCGGGCGTGTTACTCCAGCACAGGCCCTCGATCGTCCGTTCCCGGCCACCCTGCACCACCATCTCCTGGAACCAGTTGTCGCGGGGGTTCCACACTTCGATGCTGCCGTCGGCCCTGCCCACCGCTAGCCGCAAGTCGCTCGGAGTGAGTTTCTCAGTCGACCTGTGCGAGAACGCCAGCGCCGTGATGTTCCCCGGTGTGTAGCGCACAAACCGCGACCTGTGAATAGctacctgctgctgcgtcaTGACCACCAACGACCTGCCTGACCTTATCGGATGCCTACGCTGCACGTTCATAAGTAGGCATCTAGCTCGAGCGATGCGATGAGCATGGAAAATTTTCACCATGACATTACCCGGACACACTGGGTTACTCCTCGCTTTCTAATCACATGACACCAAGACGCCACAACGCCTCAGTGAGGCATCACCGGGAATGGCTAAGACAGGGGGACATGCCTGCTTAGCAACGCTGCTGTTTCGCAGCAGCTACTTCCATCAGGCTGCACCTTATAAATAGCGAGCGCCAGATATAATAGGAGCAGCCGTGTCCAGAATTCACGGAATGCTAGCGCGAATTACAACCATTGCAAAGAACACCTTCAAAACACCATCCACAGTATTGGGCAGCATGAGTAGCACCAGAAGTGTACGCACCTTCCGCCAAGAAGATCAGCCACGGCTACGTATCAATTCGCCAGCACCTAACTTCACGGCCGACACGACGGAGGGCCGCATCAACTTCCACGAGTTCCTCGGCAACTCCTGGGGCATTCTCTTCTCGCATCCCGCAGACTTCACTCCGGTCTGCACAACCGAGCTGGGGACGTTCGCGCAGCTCAAGCCCGAATTCGACAAACGTGACGTGAAACTGCTCGGGCTGTCTGCGGAGGGCTTGGAGAAGCACCACGAGTGGGCGCGCGACATCGAGGAGATTTCACAACTGGACAAGTTCTCGTTCCCGATTGTAGCCGACGTGGACCGCGAGGTCGCCTTCCTGTACGATATGGTCGACGAGGAGGGCTTTCAGAACCTCTCCGGTGGCCTGGTCCAGACGATACGCTCGGTGTACGTCATCGATCCCTCTAAGAAAATCCGCCTCATGTTCACGTACCCAGCCTCCGTGGGTCGCAACAGTCTCGAAGTCCTACGTGTGGTCGACGCCTTGCAGCTCTCAGATCGCAAGGGCATCGCCACCCCAATC carries:
- the MRPL35 gene encoding mitochondrial 54S ribosomal protein mL38 (Syntenic homolog of Saccharomyces cerevisiae YDR322W (MRPL35)), translated to MLRRSFHSSRTLAQQTWSDFSRRSASLGVQSKAVKKYLFENSKTGPPSLKKRSSRLKYESPEHMDEMFKMAYEYLQLRAQQKYDAQASESDAARKVQLEVEAELHNPEVKYNFQFHDKRENNPAVIDYTQPVYRHLGRKHWESYGQMLLMQRLETLAVIPDTLPTLEPRADVQIKFPFSTGVNKWVEPGEVVSTNVTSMEPAIKIQEFDHSLDAEQQLYTILIVNPDVPDLEANTYSTSLCFGLQNIKIAYNDNLVDPRRYGPENVLASYLPPVPEKNAGTQRFAVWVFRQPGPLPAGDALSREHFDIRAFTALHGLDAVGAHVWRSAWDSNTAAVRELYRLPPGRVFHRVRANL
- the TIM11 gene encoding F1F0 ATP synthase subunit e (Syntenic homolog of Saccharomyces cerevisiae YDR322C-A (TIM11)), producing the protein MSTLNVLRYTALGLGVVAGVKNDWSLQSEAKHKQKSEEQAKQLKLVEEAKTEYAKLHSKGSAVASTAQFDLEDPNMDFGAAIEGAVAALQ
- the PTC7 gene encoding type 2C protein phosphatase PTC7 (Syntenic homolog of Saccharomyces cerevisiae YHR076W (PTC7)), with protein sequence MFVGVGAGRLGRGMLVAVIAVMCHLILTQAGFYQSAARRFFTRQAGTASYGAYAGWHGQGSDGLTYQTAVAFNAKERQDKKESSVTGEDNYFVGSGSSGLYVGVADGVGGWAAHGYDSSAISRELCASLQEYAERALGSPGPKELLRQAYGKVRKDGIVKVGGTTAVVAQLRPGGQLRVANLGDSWCGVFRESKLVFETAVQTLAFNTPYQLSIIPEHMLAEAARTGRSYILNTPEDADEYEFMLQRGDIVMLATDGVTDNVAPEDIEMFIRDHGNMKDLQAATEELVSEVARLSKDPNFPSIFAQELQKLTGEPHIGGKVDDITVVMVKVD
- the NMD2 gene encoding Nmd2p (Syntenic homolog of Saccharomyces cerevisiae YHR077C (NMD2); 1-intron), which produces MNDERRQQLFELNSEAWSGIDAFPNKTSKLDSSIKRNTGFIKKLKQGITKDSKDSLMKDIGEVLLEKYLSEVITGTNESLAKVPNKTEDITAAVEVVSGLHQRFGEKFTLRLLELYMFNFVNPPDDAEGEKEELARTNRLKSNIRLFTELYLVNVFSNFDSISKDNLPKFMAKSTSSAFLCVLKTTLSYKYKYGARLSIATLFAKKYAGFFSEHSSLDRYIREPSLKEALWALFKAMTEAVFKRTVELDKKMKKLQKEHQRAQIRTGKLVDEYIEEYNKIEPVFERFVSAAQSLGESLNLTAPELSSSDDESGVNENKSIITTQVKSSNEKLWDSEETRKFYEVLPSVTQLVKEPITADGNEQTAAALKQFFIDLELCDNKEGIDELSCRYWLESLDNKATRKRLIKFFIEQQDWSKLKLYARFIATNAETMKDVKEELIECLDNGFRSQLHTNRINVKNIIFFCEMVKFNLVPGFLIFHKIRTLIFNLLVPNNIEILTVLFENFGRFLINKPEFSPQMEKMLELLSEKKKDHRLSVTSKNALENLLLLICPPTLSSLNVEAKVLTKEQQFYRILIRKELFDIGSKKASRLLKKANWRDPAVYKTMFSLFTKPEKVAYQAIPLLAQCLVAIYPTYRDFVIICIDTLLENIQRDLEINGQSHYMKRIAQIHYLTNIYNCGMIRSEAILDTAYQLLKYGYPKGLPMVGVLNEDDPADNYFRIHLIACILTGLKKTTPNLQKKLPLFMRFFEYYIYCKELPLPKQTEFAVNDVFNKFTTSDNFERAANANESARKLTATLQSMGLKATEEEEDEDSGYESSSGDSADSSEVEEEDVNSNLSEEDNDEDDDDSDSPSSSESEEDTDDDTDVFTIDRDLERKKINEEYERKLKSEEERRAEDEMEKMYQAVMQQSLESRKNEKIPMNNIPIVGSGTSTQVNSNLSSKVEAGKVPFTFLSKSGKRTQLRPICLPTDVKFVHDVLEGEQRLKSERERIKNIVLSQKFE